A portion of the Acidisoma sp. PAMC 29798 genome contains these proteins:
- a CDS encoding site-specific integrase yields MRAAMETGSAAEQLKLLLESLISALDVSIQRQRTTFSVSAPVRANSLTSERLDELGEVGENATNGLNGLLKQVREAEAALGTSAQAAAAAGALDPAALQQLTTLLGALGVKSSIRPTPTVSKFLDETYIPERRLREDAHRHIAAYVSLFAKISGDRPLADYKRSDIVRWVRTLEKIKATYGKSKGDIAKPIDRVLKESTGKVMLGATTIEKHITHLKAFFLAGNRHHRWASGDEVEDLFSRIPLSSTVRKAEPRKSWTVQQLNDLFSSPIWTGTRSRRPDVTKRHEPGNRIHRDAYWWLPIIALWTGARLEEIAQLQNDDLAYDVTGIPYLRIRSDGDRKLKTDHSRRNVPVHRFLVDLGFLDLFVVGKAGRVWAELKLHGRPASYGALYSSHFTDYRKNCGLYERLRDFHSLRRTVVSMLRTRCGVDALTVAALVGHDDSDPELRRVRQTDDYTDYSIAALYDAVSKLDYGAWGLTLHYLNGKPNKDQNTVINISEKHVVTDGNGVVELSTPELDALTAWLERNGKRLPCKISRAEFDRALGHPEPELTEPKTKIDPPYEPSNKP; encoded by the coding sequence GTGCGCGCGGCGATGGAGACGGGAAGCGCAGCGGAGCAGCTTAAGTTACTCCTTGAGTCCCTTATCAGTGCGCTCGACGTCAGCATTCAGAGACAGCGCACGACTTTCAGCGTCAGTGCGCCCGTGCGGGCAAACTCCCTCACCTCGGAGCGGCTCGATGAGTTAGGGGAGGTTGGCGAGAACGCTACCAACGGCCTGAACGGTCTACTCAAACAGGTCCGCGAAGCTGAGGCGGCTTTAGGCACATCGGCCCAGGCCGCAGCAGCGGCGGGAGCGCTAGACCCGGCAGCACTCCAACAACTCACCACGCTACTTGGCGCACTCGGGGTCAAGTCCTCTATCAGGCCGACGCCTACGGTCAGCAAATTCCTCGACGAGACCTATATCCCTGAACGGCGCCTTCGCGAGGATGCACATCGACACATCGCCGCATACGTCAGCCTGTTCGCAAAGATTTCTGGCGACAGACCTTTGGCAGACTACAAACGTTCGGACATCGTTCGGTGGGTGAGAACTCTCGAAAAGATCAAGGCGACATATGGGAAATCTAAAGGCGACATCGCAAAACCGATCGATCGCGTCCTGAAGGAGTCGACTGGAAAGGTCATGCTGGGCGCAACGACCATCGAGAAACATATTACTCATCTGAAAGCCTTCTTCCTTGCCGGAAATCGACACCATCGTTGGGCGAGCGGCGATGAGGTCGAGGATTTGTTTTCCCGCATTCCGCTCAGCTCGACCGTTCGTAAAGCGGAGCCTCGGAAATCATGGACCGTCCAGCAACTTAACGACCTATTCAGTTCTCCAATTTGGACTGGAACGCGGAGCCGTCGCCCGGACGTCACGAAGCGGCACGAACCCGGAAATCGGATCCACCGCGATGCTTATTGGTGGCTGCCAATCATCGCGCTTTGGACTGGAGCACGGCTCGAAGAGATTGCACAGCTTCAGAATGATGACCTAGCATACGACGTTACCGGGATCCCGTACCTCCGTATTCGGAGTGATGGCGATCGAAAGCTCAAAACTGACCACTCACGCAGGAACGTCCCTGTTCACAGGTTTCTGGTTGACCTCGGGTTTCTTGATCTATTTGTTGTCGGTAAAGCGGGCCGTGTTTGGGCAGAGCTCAAACTGCACGGAAGGCCAGCGTCCTACGGGGCACTCTATAGCTCGCACTTTACTGACTACAGAAAAAACTGCGGTCTCTATGAGCGCCTTCGAGATTTTCACTCGCTGCGACGCACCGTGGTGTCTATGCTCAGGACTCGATGTGGGGTTGATGCCCTAACTGTTGCCGCACTGGTTGGGCACGACGACAGTGACCCGGAATTACGCAGGGTGAGACAGACGGATGATTACACTGACTATAGTATAGCCGCGCTCTACGATGCAGTTAGCAAGCTTGATTATGGAGCGTGGGGCCTGACATTGCACTATCTAAACGGAAAACCAAACAAGGACCAAAACACTGTGATTAACATCAGCGAAAAACACGTTGTTACTGACGGAAATGGCGTAGTCGAACTTTCGACGCCAGAACTTGATGCTTTAACCGCTTGGCTTGAGCGAAATGGAAAAAGACTACCCTGTAAAATCTCACGTGCAGAATTTGATAGAGCCTTGGGTCACCCTGAACCTGAACTAACGGAACCCAAGACGAAAATTGACCCCCCTTACGAGCCATCAAATAAGCCTTGA
- a CDS encoding lytic transglycosylase domain-containing protein: protein MFAGTAAPGLHANAQEKATSENTLSNQTAYAVPRSDPESGTGVAFPEPLNPSDAVLVRQIFALQARGQIDAAEQATSRLSNRILLGAILADRYASPHTKPSAADLNQWLERYGDQPQAVSMLGLLRLRLKAKSSAAMPAFKALPFLGLPDPAAGADLDVGHSDRGIARQPGLDAHVTTLAQAGRINNAVSAIAAAKIDPLYGATLRAEVARAAFANDRNATATNLARQAMRQSNGKIGLPAFVAGLAAWRRNDAGAVDLFRQAADAPTASPELVAAASFWAARSALHLGQDMTYLAWMRRSAASGSGFYAMLARHSLGEDDASRGFNNQTLGLADLEAVAATPRGERAFALLQVGQVKAAEAELRYLYPEVAQDAGMRRAIMLVAWQAGMATFASQIASLDPDRPAGSAVVIPPVSLFPGHGLHVDPALLYALVRVESNFDPTAVSGSGARGLLQLMPATADFMNKSGATRIKRRAAGLADPAYNLEMGQRYLNYLAGVSSIDGDLIRILASYNAGPSETGTWNNAEVAAHDPLLYIEMIPNQETRRFVFSVLRYSWAYAAQLHLPVPSLEALSAGQFPVMVTAMASKPTIH, encoded by the coding sequence TTGTTTGCTGGAACGGCCGCCCCCGGTCTTCACGCGAATGCGCAGGAAAAGGCAACCTCGGAGAACACGCTTAGCAACCAGACCGCTTATGCGGTGCCGCGCTCGGATCCCGAGAGTGGGACCGGCGTGGCCTTTCCGGAGCCGCTGAACCCCAGCGACGCCGTGTTGGTACGTCAAATCTTCGCCCTACAGGCACGCGGCCAGATCGACGCAGCCGAACAGGCCACCAGCCGCCTGTCCAACCGTATTCTGCTCGGCGCCATCCTCGCGGATCGCTATGCGAGCCCCCATACCAAGCCAAGTGCTGCCGACCTCAATCAATGGCTGGAGCGCTACGGCGATCAGCCCCAAGCCGTTTCCATGCTCGGCCTTCTGCGTCTTCGCCTCAAGGCAAAGAGCTCAGCGGCGATGCCCGCCTTCAAGGCGCTCCCCTTTCTCGGCCTGCCCGATCCCGCCGCCGGCGCCGACCTCGATGTCGGCCATTCGGACCGCGGCATCGCCCGTCAGCCAGGGCTCGATGCGCATGTGACGACGCTTGCCCAAGCGGGGCGCATCAACAACGCAGTTTCTGCGATTGCCGCCGCGAAGATCGACCCGCTTTATGGTGCGACCCTCCGCGCTGAAGTGGCACGCGCCGCGTTCGCGAATGATCGCAATGCGACCGCCACCAATCTTGCCCGTCAGGCGATGCGTCAATCGAATGGCAAGATCGGCCTGCCCGCTTTCGTCGCCGGATTGGCGGCCTGGCGCCGTAATGACGCCGGGGCGGTTGATCTCTTTCGCCAAGCAGCCGACGCGCCGACCGCCTCACCCGAACTTGTCGCCGCCGCCAGCTTCTGGGCCGCGCGCAGCGCCCTCCATTTGGGTCAGGACATGACCTATCTCGCCTGGATGCGACGGTCGGCGGCCAGCGGATCGGGCTTCTACGCCATGCTCGCGCGCCATTCCCTGGGCGAGGACGACGCGTCTCGTGGATTTAACAACCAAACACTCGGCCTTGCGGATCTTGAAGCGGTCGCGGCCACACCACGTGGGGAGCGGGCCTTCGCCCTGCTTCAGGTTGGACAGGTCAAGGCCGCCGAAGCAGAGCTGCGCTACCTCTATCCCGAAGTTGCGCAGGATGCGGGCATGCGGCGCGCGATCATGCTCGTGGCTTGGCAGGCCGGCATGGCGACCTTCGCCAGCCAGATCGCGAGCCTCGATCCCGACCGGCCAGCCGGCAGCGCCGTCGTCATCCCACCTGTCTCACTGTTTCCGGGCCATGGGCTGCATGTCGATCCCGCACTTCTCTATGCGCTGGTCCGCGTCGAATCGAATTTCGACCCGACGGCCGTATCCGGTTCCGGGGCGCGCGGATTGTTACAGTTGATGCCTGCAACCGCAGATTTCATGAATAAGTCAGGTGCCACGCGGATCAAGCGCCGCGCGGCCGGTTTGGCCGATCCCGCCTACAACCTGGAGATGGGTCAACGCTATCTCAATTACCTCGCTGGCGTATCCTCCATCGATGGTGACCTCATTCGGATTCTCGCCAGCTATAATGCGGGACCTTCCGAAACCGGCACATGGAACAATGCCGAGGTCGCGGCACATGATCCGCTGCTGTATATTGAAATGATCCCGAACCAGGAAACGCGTCGCTTCGTGTTTTCGGTATTGCGGTATAGCTGGGCCTACGCCGCGCAACTGCATCTGCCGGTGCCCAGCCTGGAAGCCCTGTCAGCGGGACAATTCCCAGTCATGGTCACCGCCATGGCGAGCAAACCCACAATCCACTAA
- a CDS encoding uracil-DNA glycosylase: MDARALLALQLQWGADEGLDETPVDRFAARVVPHVIPVAAVAASPAPVRAVPKANPALVPVSRGGVARPSATQAAALAASCATLAELQAAVAGFEGCALRDTATTTVFSDGNPRARIMLVGEAPGAEEDRAGLPFVGASGQLLDRMLASIGLDRTQVLITNILPWRPPGNRTPSEAEIATCLPFVLRHIALVAPELVLLLGATSVRAMTGETQGIRRIRGIWHTIDVPGLDKPLPALPTYHPAYLLRTPLAKREAWADLLELQRRLRICNITKL; the protein is encoded by the coding sequence ATGGACGCACGGGCTCTCCTGGCGCTGCAACTCCAATGGGGTGCGGATGAAGGGCTGGACGAGACGCCCGTGGACCGCTTCGCGGCCCGCGTGGTGCCCCATGTGATACCGGTGGCGGCGGTCGCCGCCAGCCCAGCCCCGGTGCGCGCTGTCCCGAAAGCCAATCCCGCCCTGGTGCCGGTGTCGCGCGGCGGAGTCGCGCGGCCTTCGGCAACCCAGGCCGCCGCGCTTGCCGCGTCCTGCGCGACCCTGGCCGAGCTGCAGGCGGCCGTTGCGGGGTTCGAGGGCTGCGCCTTGCGGGACACGGCGACCACCACCGTGTTTTCGGACGGCAATCCCCGCGCGCGCATCATGTTGGTGGGCGAAGCACCGGGAGCGGAGGAAGATCGCGCCGGCCTGCCATTCGTAGGCGCCTCCGGCCAATTGCTCGACCGGATGTTGGCGAGCATCGGCCTCGACCGGACCCAGGTGCTGATCACCAATATCCTGCCCTGGCGACCGCCGGGTAATCGGACGCCGAGTGAGGCCGAGATCGCCACCTGCCTCCCCTTCGTTCTGCGCCACATCGCCTTGGTGGCACCGGAGCTGGTGCTGCTGCTCGGCGCCACATCCGTGAGGGCGATGACGGGGGAGACCCAGGGAATCCGCCGCATTCGGGGCATTTGGCACACTATCGACGTGCCTGGGCTGGACAAACCCCTGCCCGCTCTGCCGACGTACCACCCCGCCTATCTGCTTCGCACACCGCTCGCCAAGCGTGAGGCTTGGGCGGACCTTCTGGAACTTCAACGGCGCCTTCGCATATGCAACATCACGAAACTGTGA
- the parC gene encoding DNA topoisomerase IV subunit A, protein MPDDFAGHIEETPLAGALSDRYLAYALSTIMSRSLPDVRDGLKPVHRRLVYAMHLLRLDPAAGFKKCARVVGDVMGKFHPHGDASIYEAMVRLAQDFSVRYPLVEGQGNFGNIDGDNAAAMRYTEARLTAVAQALLDGIDQDAVDFRATYDGEEQEPLVLPGNFPNLLANGAAGIAVGMATSIPPHNAGELCAAATLLIRNPDATTADLLRFMPGPDFPTGGELVEDAASILSAYETGRGGFRLRAKWTVEQGKHGTWVIVVHEIPYQVQKSRLIEQIAQLLEDKKLPLLADIRDESTELVRLVLEPKARTVEPAMLMESLFRTSALENRFPLNMNVLDANRTPRVMPLRDVLRAWLDHRQEVLVRRSRHRLAAIERRIEILDGYLAVFLNLDEVIRIIREEDEAKPVLMKRFDLSDVQAEAILNMRLRSLRRLEEIELRKEHKNLSKEGKDLNTLLGNEKLRWDRIVSELEKTRATFGSGPLGDRRTVIGLAPAILEIDEAALVEREAITVILSQKGWVRAIKGQVANDADLRFKEGDALRLTLACDTTDKLCLLGTNGRAYTIKASDIPRGRGDGQPIRLLAEFGNEDEVVSFFAFAPGARYLLASTPGRGFIVSADELLSERRAGKQVMTVKPGEELALCIAVGSGDHVAVVGENRKMLVFPLVEVPEMPRGMGVQLQRYKDGGIADARIFRMADGLSWKSGERVRTETNLKDWLGSRAQAGRQPPVGFPKAGRFGA, encoded by the coding sequence ATGCCTGATGATTTCGCCGGCCATATCGAGGAGACGCCGCTCGCGGGTGCGCTGAGCGACCGATATCTCGCCTATGCCCTGTCCACCATCATGTCCCGCAGCTTGCCGGATGTGCGGGATGGGCTGAAGCCGGTCCATCGCCGCTTGGTCTATGCCATGCATCTGCTGCGCCTGGACCCCGCCGCCGGCTTCAAGAAGTGCGCCCGCGTGGTGGGTGACGTCATGGGTAAATTCCACCCCCATGGCGATGCCTCGATCTATGAGGCGATGGTGCGCCTCGCGCAGGACTTTTCGGTGCGTTATCCACTGGTCGAGGGCCAGGGCAATTTCGGCAATATCGACGGCGATAACGCCGCCGCCATGCGGTACACCGAAGCGCGCCTGACGGCGGTGGCGCAGGCCTTGTTGGACGGCATCGATCAGGATGCGGTCGATTTCCGCGCGACCTATGATGGGGAGGAACAGGAACCTCTTGTCCTGCCAGGCAATTTCCCGAACCTGCTCGCAAATGGCGCGGCGGGAATCGCGGTCGGCATGGCGACTTCCATTCCGCCGCATAATGCGGGCGAACTCTGCGCCGCCGCGACGCTGCTGATCCGCAATCCCGATGCCACGACCGCCGACCTGCTGCGGTTCATGCCCGGCCCCGACTTTCCGACCGGCGGAGAATTGGTCGAGGACGCGGCCTCCATCCTCAGCGCCTATGAGACGGGACGCGGCGGTTTCCGGCTGCGCGCGAAATGGACCGTCGAGCAAGGCAAGCACGGCACCTGGGTCATCGTCGTTCACGAAATCCCCTATCAGGTGCAGAAATCCCGCCTGATCGAGCAGATCGCGCAATTGCTGGAAGACAAGAAGCTGCCGCTTCTGGCCGATATTCGGGATGAGAGCACCGAGCTGGTACGTCTGGTTCTGGAGCCCAAGGCGCGCACGGTCGAGCCTGCGATGTTGATGGAGAGCCTGTTCCGCACGTCGGCTTTAGAAAACCGTTTTCCGCTCAACATGAACGTGCTCGATGCCAATCGCACGCCGCGCGTGATGCCTTTGCGCGACGTGCTGCGCGCCTGGCTCGATCACCGGCAGGAAGTTCTTGTCCGGCGCTCCCGCCATCGCCTTGCGGCGATCGAACGTCGGATCGAGATTCTCGACGGCTATCTCGCGGTCTTTCTCAATCTCGACGAAGTTATCCGTATCATTCGCGAGGAAGACGAAGCCAAGCCTGTTCTGATGAAGCGCTTTGATCTGAGCGATGTGCAGGCGGAGGCGATTCTGAACATGCGCCTGCGTTCTCTGCGCCGCCTGGAAGAAATCGAACTGCGCAAAGAACATAAGAACCTTTCCAAAGAGGGAAAGGATCTGAACACACTGCTCGGCAACGAAAAGCTGCGCTGGGACCGCATCGTCTCGGAACTTGAAAAGACGCGCGCCACCTTCGGGTCGGGCCCACTTGGCGATCGGCGCACCGTCATCGGATTGGCGCCCGCGATCCTGGAGATTGATGAAGCGGCGCTGGTCGAGCGTGAGGCCATCACCGTCATCCTGTCGCAAAAGGGCTGGGTGCGCGCTATCAAGGGCCAGGTCGCGAACGATGCCGACCTGCGCTTCAAGGAAGGCGATGCCTTGCGCCTCACCTTGGCCTGCGACACCACCGACAAACTGTGCCTGCTCGGCACCAATGGTCGCGCCTATACCATCAAGGCGAGTGACATTCCGCGTGGCCGTGGCGACGGCCAGCCGATCCGCCTGCTCGCCGAATTCGGCAATGAGGATGAGGTGGTCTCGTTCTTCGCCTTCGCACCCGGCGCCCGCTACCTCCTGGCCTCGACACCGGGACGCGGATTCATTGTCAGCGCGGACGAGTTGCTGTCGGAACGGCGCGCCGGCAAGCAGGTGATGACCGTCAAGCCGGGCGAGGAATTGGCACTTTGCATCGCCGTCGGATCTGGCGATCATGTCGCCGTTGTCGGCGAGAATCGCAAGATGCTCGTATTCCCGCTTGTCGAAGTGCCGGAAATGCCGCGTGGCATGGGCGTGCAGTTGCAACGCTACAAGGATGGCGGCATCGCCGATGCGCGCATCTTCCGCATGGCCGATGGCTTGAGCTGGAAATCGGGTGAGCGCGTGCGCACCGAGACCAATCTCAAGGATTGGCTCGGCAGCCGCGCTCAGGCCGGCCGCCAGCCGCCGGTAGGCTTTCCGAAGGCCGGCCGCTTCGGGGCGTAA
- the moaB gene encoding molybdenum cofactor biosynthesis protein B → MDANLPFLPVNIAVLTVSDTRSLADDRSGDTLVARLEAAGHRLAARRIVQDDADAIAALLRIWIADPEIDVVISTGGTGVTGRDVTPEAFTRVLEKEIVGFGELFRMLSYAKIGSSTIQSRAIGGVAFGTYLFALPGSTGAVKDGWDDILVTQLDSRHRPCNLVELMPRLKEHL, encoded by the coding sequence ATGGACGCCAACCTCCCCTTCCTGCCCGTCAATATCGCCGTGCTGACGGTGTCCGATACCCGCAGTCTGGCCGATGACCGCTCGGGCGACACTCTGGTCGCCCGGCTCGAGGCGGCCGGTCACCGTCTGGCCGCGCGTCGCATCGTGCAGGACGATGCCGACGCCATCGCGGCGCTGCTGCGTATCTGGATCGCCGATCCCGAGATCGATGTGGTGATCAGCACCGGCGGCACCGGCGTCACCGGGCGGGACGTGACACCCGAAGCCTTCACCCGCGTGCTGGAGAAGGAAATCGTTGGTTTCGGCGAGCTTTTTCGCATGCTGAGCTATGCCAAGATCGGATCCTCCACCATTCAGTCCCGCGCGATCGGCGGCGTCGCCTTCGGCACCTATCTGTTTGCTCTGCCCGGCAGTACTGGCGCCGTGAAAGACGGTTGGGACGACATCTTGGTCACACAACTCGACAGCCGCCATCGCCCCTGCAACCTGGTGGAACTGATGCCCCGGTTGAAGGAACATCTGTAG
- a CDS encoding tetratricopeptide repeat protein — MRHAPMLCRSVLLALTALSACAATTPPSGSAGDQQPGPGAYANFLVGQYAASQFDFPQAAASMREAMRDDRSALSGLAGETFLLELLAGNTGTASALATAVPNDPLAQLLLAGSAARAGRWHEALRRYQAMPTPDGLTTVIKPLLIGWALKGAGQTNDALAALQPLAGVANLRTIYALHIALIADQAGLIATAAQNYGIVQGGLSAPNLRLAAIIASWDARSGDKAGAARVLDSLNPDLALAMTVPALKASVGTAPVRTATDGLAESYVNLAAAFSDEQQTDTRPAAQVHRQQTVMILLQLALQLRPNLSPARLLLSDVMDNGHNAAVAMTPLMTITASDPLYPLAAMRRAVLLSRLGQEDDARALLRDLAAAYPWSAEPLLALGDLLRGDSHYIEAAAAYTEALPRLPANSPAQWLVYYDRGMSYDQGGNWKLAQPDLQQALKLSPGQPYVLNYLGYSWAVKKQNLLQARQMIEQALQAVPNDGAVVDSLGYVMLQQGDSHGAVTTLTKAVALAPNDPEINAHLGDAYAAAGEHLEASLQWRRALQLGPDATLNARLLAKLQQEQATAEPATSKN, encoded by the coding sequence ATGAGACATGCCCCGATGCTTTGCCGTTCCGTGCTGCTCGCCTTGACCGCCCTCTCGGCTTGCGCCGCGACCACCCCGCCATCGGGAAGCGCTGGCGATCAGCAACCCGGGCCGGGTGCCTATGCCAATTTCCTGGTCGGGCAATACGCGGCCAGCCAGTTCGATTTCCCGCAAGCGGCGGCGTCCATGCGGGAAGCCATGCGGGACGATCGGAGCGCCCTGTCAGGTCTGGCGGGGGAGACGTTTCTGCTCGAGTTGCTGGCAGGCAATACCGGCACCGCTAGCGCCCTGGCGACGGCCGTACCGAACGACCCCCTGGCCCAGCTTCTTCTGGCGGGGTCCGCCGCGCGGGCCGGACGTTGGCATGAGGCGCTGCGCCGCTACCAGGCGATGCCGACGCCCGATGGGCTCACGACGGTCATCAAACCCCTGCTGATCGGCTGGGCGCTGAAGGGCGCCGGCCAGACGAATGATGCCCTGGCCGCGCTGCAACCGCTGGCCGGTGTCGCCAATCTGCGCACGATCTATGCCCTGCATATCGCCCTGATCGCCGACCAGGCCGGGCTGATCGCCACCGCCGCGCAGAATTACGGCATTGTGCAGGGTGGCCTGTCCGCCCCCAATCTCAGACTGGCCGCCATCATCGCGAGCTGGGATGCGCGATCCGGTGACAAGGCCGGCGCCGCGCGGGTGCTGGATAGTCTCAATCCCGATCTGGCTTTGGCCATGACCGTGCCGGCGCTGAAGGCCTCGGTTGGAACCGCACCGGTGCGCACGGCCACCGATGGCCTCGCGGAAAGCTACGTCAATCTCGCTGCGGCCTTTTCGGATGAGCAGCAGACAGACACCCGCCCGGCCGCTCAAGTGCATCGGCAGCAGACGGTCATGATTCTCCTGCAATTGGCCCTTCAGCTTCGTCCGAATCTCTCCCCGGCACGGCTGCTGCTGTCGGACGTCATGGACAATGGCCATAATGCCGCCGTCGCCATGACACCGCTCATGACGATCACCGCCTCCGATCCGCTCTATCCCCTGGCGGCGATGCGCCGCGCGGTGCTGTTGAGCCGGCTGGGGCAGGAAGATGACGCGCGGGCGCTGCTGCGCGATCTGGCGGCGGCCTATCCTTGGAGCGCGGAACCCCTGCTCGCGCTGGGCGATTTGCTGCGCGGCGACAGCCACTACATCGAAGCGGCGGCGGCCTATACCGAGGCGCTGCCGCGTTTGCCGGCCAATAGCCCAGCGCAATGGCTCGTCTATTACGATCGCGGCATGTCGTACGATCAAGGCGGCAACTGGAAGCTTGCGCAGCCCGACTTGCAGCAGGCGCTGAAGCTCTCGCCCGGTCAACCCTATGTACTCAACTACCTCGGCTATAGCTGGGCGGTGAAAAAGCAGAACCTGCTGCAGGCGCGGCAGATGATCGAACAGGCGCTCCAGGCTGTGCCGAATGATGGGGCAGTGGTCGACAGCCTGGGCTACGTCATGCTGCAACAGGGTGACAGCCATGGCGCCGTGACGACGCTGACCAAGGCGGTGGCGTTGGCGCCGAACGACCCTGAGATCAACGCCCACCTGGGCGATGCCTATGCGGCGGCGGGCGAGCATTTGGAGGCGAGCTTGCAGTGGCGCCGTGCGCTGCAACTGGGCCCCGACGCGACCCTGAACGCCAGACTGCTGGCCAAGCTTCAGCAAGAGCAAGCGACGGCCGAACCCGCCACCTCCAAAAACTGA
- the recO gene encoding DNA repair protein RecO, protein MEWEAPGIVLDGRPYGEGDLIVAVFTAQQGVHRGLARGGASRNRIALWQVGNLVSLRWVGRLPEQLGSLTGEMIQATAASAMRDAMTLGLMRAACAVAVGALPEREVYPVSFSALLSLLARISAEVATAGDLARFEMSLLADLGYGLDLSSCALTGETMDLSLVSPRTGRAVTEAAAGIWRSRMLPLPAFLREPDQTGDTAQWRDALRLTGHFLERDAFGHHHRPLPEARRHLYQMVEQLAG, encoded by the coding sequence ATGGAATGGGAGGCGCCTGGCATCGTGCTGGACGGCAGGCCCTACGGCGAGGGTGACCTCATCGTCGCGGTCTTCACCGCACAGCAGGGCGTTCATCGCGGCCTCGCGCGGGGCGGCGCCTCCCGCAACCGTATCGCCTTATGGCAGGTCGGTAATCTCGTGTCGTTGCGATGGGTCGGGCGATTGCCAGAGCAACTCGGCAGCCTGACGGGGGAGATGATCCAGGCGACTGCCGCAAGCGCGATGCGGGATGCCATGACCCTCGGCCTGATGCGCGCCGCCTGTGCCGTCGCGGTGGGCGCCTTGCCGGAACGGGAGGTCTATCCGGTTAGTTTTTCGGCGCTGCTGAGCCTGCTCGCGCGCATCAGCGCCGAGGTCGCGACCGCTGGGGATCTCGCGCGGTTCGAGATGTCGCTGCTCGCCGACCTCGGCTACGGCCTTGATCTCTCAAGCTGCGCACTGACGGGGGAGACTATGGATTTGTCGCTCGTCTCGCCGCGCACCGGGCGGGCCGTGACCGAGGCTGCGGCCGGCATCTGGCGCAGCCGGATGCTGCCCCTGCCCGCCTTCTTGCGGGAGCCGGATCAGACGGGTGACACAGCGCAATGGCGGGACGCGTTACGCCTGACGGGGCACTTCCTGGAGCGGGACGCCTTCGGCCATCACCACCGGCCGCTTCCCGAAGCGCGGCGGCACCTCTATCAGATGGTGGAGCAATTGGCTGGGTGA
- a CDS encoding 4-(cytidine 5'-diphospho)-2-C-methyl-D-erythritol kinase: MSEADWPGFAPAKVNLTLRVTGRRADGYHLLDSLVVFAGVGDRVSVRPSAHLSLEITGPFGHGLAMEVDNLVLRAARRLAEATGVPAQGAITLEKHLPISSGIGGGSADAAAALRVLARFWDVALTEAETRVLALGLGADVPACLASRSVRMQGIGETLSPVPPLPAMGIVLVNPGIPVSTPAIFRARAGTAFSDADAVPGAGWVGLAEIVTALALSGNDLEAPAVALAPVIGTVLAALRARPGCLLARMSGSGATCFGLFADVDAAQPLDVPGWWSWGGGLYEPPASAL; the protein is encoded by the coding sequence ATGAGTGAGGCCGACTGGCCCGGCTTTGCGCCGGCCAAGGTTAATCTGACCCTGCGCGTCACGGGTCGCCGGGCAGACGGCTACCACCTTCTCGATAGTCTGGTCGTCTTCGCGGGCGTGGGTGACCGTGTGTCGGTGCGGCCTTCTGCGCATCTGTCGCTGGAGATCACGGGTCCCTTTGGGCACGGCTTGGCGATGGAGGTCGATAACCTCGTGCTGCGCGCCGCCCGGCGCCTGGCGGAGGCGACGGGCGTTCCGGCCCAGGGCGCGATTACGCTCGAAAAGCATCTGCCCATCTCGTCCGGCATCGGCGGCGGTTCGGCCGACGCCGCTGCCGCTTTGCGTGTCTTGGCGCGCTTTTGGGATGTGGCCCTGACCGAGGCCGAGACTCGGGTGCTCGCTTTGGGACTCGGCGCCGATGTGCCCGCTTGCCTCGCGTCTCGCTCGGTCCGGATGCAGGGCATCGGGGAGACGCTGTCACCAGTGCCGCCGCTGCCGGCCATGGGCATCGTCTTGGTCAATCCCGGCATTCCGGTCTCGACGCCCGCCATCTTCAGGGCGCGGGCCGGCACCGCGTTTTCGGACGCTGACGCGGTGCCAGGCGCCGGCTGGGTGGGCCTCGCCGAGATCGTGACGGCTTTGGCCCTGAGCGGCAATGACCTCGAAGCCCCGGCGGTTGCCCTCGCGCCGGTGATCGGCACCGTTCTGGCGGCGCTGCGGGCCCGGCCAGGCTGCCTGCTGGCGCGGATGAGCGGCTCGGGCGCCACCTGTTTTGGGCTCTTCGCGGATGTCGATGCGGCGCAGCCGCTGGACGTGCCCGGCTGGTGGAGCTGGGGCGGAGGGCTTTACGAGCCGCCCGCCTCGGCCTTATGA